In one window of Tubulanus polymorphus chromosome 3, tnTubPoly1.2, whole genome shotgun sequence DNA:
- the LOC141901779 gene encoding cAMP-dependent protein kinase type II regulatory subunit-like isoform X3, whose translation MEKEPPKNRFQRRKSVSAERYDPEADEDEGDEQKVYPKTDEQRKRLSEATKNILLFRSLDNQQMHQVIDAMFERKVTPDEHVIDQGDDGDNFYVIDTGTYDIYVEVDGKPKCVGQYDSQGSFGELALMYNMPRAATIIATSEGTLWAMDRATFRRIVLKNAFNKRKMYENLLENVPMLKTLDSYERMNVADALAPKTFEDGDLIIKQGDDADCMYFVEEGEVRITMTNMNDPNTEVELTRCKKGDYFGELALVTHKPRAASAYSVGTTRCAVLDVHAFERLLGPCMDLMKRSIEDYEGQLVQIFGSKSNISDLR comes from the exons AACCACCGAAAAACAGATTTCAAAGGCGAAAATCAg TGTCAGCCGAACGTTATGATCCCGAAGCGGATGAAGACGAAGGCGATGAACAG AAAGTTTATCCGAAGACGGACGAACAGCGAAAACGATTGAGCGAAGCGACGAAGAACATCCTCTTATTCAGGAGTTTAGACAAT caacaaatGCACCAAGTAATCGATGCAATGTTTGAGAGGAAG GTAACGCCTGACGAACATGTAATTGACCAAGGAGATGATGGAGATAATTTCTATGTTATTGACAC GGGCACTTATGATATTTATGTAGAAGTTGATGGTAAGCCTAAATGCGTAGGACAGTACGATAGTCAAGGCAGCTTCGGTGAATTGGCTTTAATGTATAATATGCCTCGTGCTGCAACTATCATTGCAACATCGGAAGGAACTCTTTGGGCTATG GATCGAGCCACGTTCAGACGCATCGTATTAAAGAACGCTTTCAATAAACGCAAAATGTACGAAAATCTCCTCGAAAATGTACCAATGCTCAAAACATTAGAT AGTTATGAAAGAATGAACGTCGCGGATGCTTTAGCACCGAAAACATTCGAAGATGGAGATCTCATCATTAAACAG GGTGACGATGCTGATTGCATGTATTTCGTCGAGGAAGGTGAAGTAAGAATAACCATGACTAACATG AATGATCCGAATACCGAAGTTGAATTAACCCGATGTAAAAAAGGCGATTATTTTGGAG aATTAGCACTTGTCACTCATAAACCGAGAGCAGCTTCTGCTTATTCCGTAGGAACAACGCGTTGTGCAG TACTCGATGTGCATGCGTTTGAAAGACTATTAGGACCTTGTATGGATCTTATGAAACGCAGTATAGAAGATTACGAAGGTCAACTTGTCCAGATATTTGGCTCAAAGAGCAACATCTCAGACCTACGATAG
- the LOC141901779 gene encoding cAMP-dependent protein kinase type II regulatory subunit-like isoform X2 has product MSGSSSDSDFEPPKNRFQRRKSVSAERYDPEADEDEGDEQKVYPKTDEQRKRLSEATKNILLFRSLDNQQMHQVIDAMFERKVTPDEHVIDQGDDGDNFYVIDTGTYDIYVEVDGKPKCVGQYDSQGSFGELALMYNMPRAATIIATSEGTLWAMDRATFRRIVLKNAFNKRKMYENLLENVPMLKTLDSYERMNVADALAPKTFEDGDLIIKQGDDADCMYFVEEGEVRITMTNMNDPNTEVELTRCKKGDYFGELALVTHKPRAASAYSVGTTRCAVLDVHAFERLLGPCMDLMKRSIEDYEGQLVQIFGSKSNISDLR; this is encoded by the exons AACCACCGAAAAACAGATTTCAAAGGCGAAAATCAg TGTCAGCCGAACGTTATGATCCCGAAGCGGATGAAGACGAAGGCGATGAACAG AAAGTTTATCCGAAGACGGACGAACAGCGAAAACGATTGAGCGAAGCGACGAAGAACATCCTCTTATTCAGGAGTTTAGACAAT caacaaatGCACCAAGTAATCGATGCAATGTTTGAGAGGAAG GTAACGCCTGACGAACATGTAATTGACCAAGGAGATGATGGAGATAATTTCTATGTTATTGACAC GGGCACTTATGATATTTATGTAGAAGTTGATGGTAAGCCTAAATGCGTAGGACAGTACGATAGTCAAGGCAGCTTCGGTGAATTGGCTTTAATGTATAATATGCCTCGTGCTGCAACTATCATTGCAACATCGGAAGGAACTCTTTGGGCTATG GATCGAGCCACGTTCAGACGCATCGTATTAAAGAACGCTTTCAATAAACGCAAAATGTACGAAAATCTCCTCGAAAATGTACCAATGCTCAAAACATTAGAT AGTTATGAAAGAATGAACGTCGCGGATGCTTTAGCACCGAAAACATTCGAAGATGGAGATCTCATCATTAAACAG GGTGACGATGCTGATTGCATGTATTTCGTCGAGGAAGGTGAAGTAAGAATAACCATGACTAACATG AATGATCCGAATACCGAAGTTGAATTAACCCGATGTAAAAAAGGCGATTATTTTGGAG aATTAGCACTTGTCACTCATAAACCGAGAGCAGCTTCTGCTTATTCCGTAGGAACAACGCGTTGTGCAG TACTCGATGTGCATGCGTTTGAAAGACTATTAGGACCTTGTATGGATCTTATGAAACGCAGTATAGAAGATTACGAAGGTCAACTTGTCCAGATATTTGGCTCAAAGAGCAACATCTCAGACCTACGATAG